The Deltaproteobacteria bacterium genome contains a region encoding:
- a CDS encoding prepilin-type N-terminal cleavage/methylation domain-containing protein: MFAKHLRKAGKAAARGMTLIEIMVVLVILGLIAGAIGYNVFQSLKDAQVKTAKLDLQALSNSIDLYHVDTGQWPDTLQQLLPKYVREIRRDPWGKDYAYLRTGEGYDVYSYGPDKAQGGGDDILVHGGDSAGPSTAGK, translated from the coding sequence ATGTTTGCAAAACATCTGAGAAAGGCCGGCAAGGCCGCCGCCCGCGGCATGACGCTGATCGAGATCATGGTGGTGCTGGTGATCCTCGGGCTGATCGCCGGAGCCATCGGCTACAACGTGTTCCAGTCGCTGAAGGACGCGCAGGTCAAGACCGCCAAGCTCGACCTGCAGGCGCTTTCGAACAGCATCGATCTCTACCACGTGGACACAGGCCAGTGGCCGGACACGCTGCAGCAGCTCCTTCCCAAGTACGTGCGCGAGATCCGCAGGGATCCCTGGGGCAAGGACTATGCGTACCTGCGCACCGGCGAGGGATACGACGTCTACTCCTACGGCCCGGACAAGGCGCAGGGGGGCGGCGACGACATCCTCGTCCATGGCGGCGACAGCGCGGGTCCTTCCACCGCCGGGAAATAG
- a CDS encoding type II secretion system protein: MRARRDRGMTLIEVGVTLAVVALMLAVAVPALSSVTRAQLRQKSGQLAGAVRSLYGSTAIGGHTCRLVLDLDANAYWSECAKTNVRLAREGEQSRSGARIPGADESLQTRATLSDEDRERLELARKSAFSASPDIPRTELGGSVKFTDVWVQHQTERYTTGQSFLYFWSSGLTEEASIHVAQADDVYSLLVSPLTGRVRVVADRVDATGQTR, translated from the coding sequence ATGCGCGCGCGCCGGGACAGGGGCATGACGCTGATCGAGGTCGGCGTTACTCTCGCGGTGGTGGCGCTCATGCTCGCCGTCGCCGTCCCGGCCCTCTCCTCCGTCACGCGCGCACAGCTGCGGCAGAAGAGCGGACAGCTCGCCGGGGCTGTCCGCTCCCTGTACGGCAGCACCGCCATCGGCGGGCATACCTGCCGTCTGGTGCTGGATCTCGATGCGAACGCCTACTGGTCGGAGTGCGCGAAGACCAACGTGCGGCTCGCGCGGGAGGGCGAGCAATCCCGGAGCGGAGCGCGGATCCCGGGCGCGGACGAGTCGCTGCAGACGCGGGCGACGTTGTCCGACGAGGACCGGGAACGGCTCGAGCTCGCGCGGAAGAGCGCCTTCTCCGCTTCGCCGGACATTCCCAGGACCGAGCTCGGGGGATCGGTGAAGTTCACCGACGTCTGGGTGCAACACCAGACCGAGCGGTACACCACCGGCCAGTCGTTTCTCTATTTCTGGTCGAGCGGTCTGACGGAGGAGGCGTCGATCCACGTCGCCCAGGCCGACGACGTCTACTCCCTGCTCGTCTCGCCCCTCACTGGCCGTGTCCGGGTGGTGGCCGACCGCGTCGATGCAACGGGGCAGACCCGATGA
- a CDS encoding prepilin-type N-terminal cleavage/methylation domain-containing protein: MQRGRPDEARFHVAGSDDLAGHPGHRAGCHLGTQRRCRDDARLRATGHGGDAPAARQDAGRRGRPAEERLFRLRRREARRFHRRRRPPLRLERGDPPPRRPARPRAAPQPDRRGNARTGRNLADRQSCQRRVGSGRLAAGRIGERTRPFRWRSSGAVERAHRRHPAGAGDHVHRDPEEERPRDPADGELERREGSPLGVRVADRRHPAAGGGPESGASEHRLATGWAAGDAAEYAAMNRRGFTLLEVMIAVAVMALIGGLTWKSFDGAYDLKRRVESAEERDQTVRGALDRIAREVSMTFLSEHYDRKRFRERPTFFTLKDGRSEAILTLTSFAHQRLHVDAKESDQAVFDYRLDRDSNGKRSLFRRVKSQIDEEPDRGGERAVLAEDVLRFTVQAWDATAREWRDEWQSNAPPRTGGAVLPSRVRIAITVLDEQGKERTWSTQARIPLSTPLDF, from the coding sequence ATGCAACGGGGCAGACCCGATGAGGCGCGGTTTCACGTTGCTGGAAGTGATGATCTCGCTGGCCATCCTGGCCATCGCGCTGGTTGCCATCTCGGGACTCAACGGCGGTGCCGTGACGATGCACGCCTACGGGCGACGGGCCACGGAGGCGACGCTCCTGCTGCGCGGCAAGATGCTGGACGTCGAGGACGACCTGCAGAAGAACGGCTTTTCCGACTTCGACGACGAGAAGCACGGCGATTTCACCGACGACGGCGCCCCCCCTTACGCCTGGAGCGCGGAGATCCTCCGCCCCGACGTCCGGCTCGACCCCGCGCAGCTCCTCAGCCTGATCGGCGGGGGAACGCAAGGACAGGGAGGAACCTCGCGGACCGGCAGTCTTGCCAGCGCCGCGTCGGCTCTGGCCGGCTCGCTGCTGGGCGGATCGGGGAGCGCACCCGTCCCTTCCGGTGGCGGAGCAGCGGCGCTGTTGAGCGGGCCCATCGGCGGCATCCTGCAGGGGCAGGCGACCACGTTCATCGAGACCCTGAAGAAGAGCGTCCGCGAGATCCGGCTGACGGTGAGCTGGAGCGACGGGAAGGATCGCCGCTCGGTGTCCGCGTCGCAGATCGTCGTCATCCTGCCGCAGGGGGCGGTCCCGAATCCGGCGCTTCAGAACACCGTCTCGCCACAGGGTGGGCAGCAGGTGACGCCGCGGAGTACGCAGCCATGAACAGGCGCGGGTTCACCTTGCTGGAGGTGATGATCGCCGTGGCCGTGATGGCGCTCATCGGCGGTCTGACCTGGAAGAGCTTCGACGGCGCATACGATCTGAAGCGCCGGGTCGAGAGCGCGGAGGAGCGGGATCAGACCGTGCGCGGAGCCCTCGACCGGATCGCCCGGGAAGTCTCGATGACGTTCCTCTCCGAGCACTACGATCGCAAGCGCTTCCGCGAGCGGCCCACGTTCTTCACCCTCAAGGACGGCCGTAGCGAGGCCATCCTCACGCTGACCTCGTTCGCCCACCAGCGGCTGCACGTCGACGCCAAAGAGTCCGACCAGGCGGTGTTCGACTACCGCCTCGATCGCGATTCCAACGGGAAGAGGTCGCTCTTTCGCCGTGTGAAGTCGCAGATCGACGAGGAGCCCGACCGCGGCGGTGAGAGGGCCGTCCTGGCCGAGGACGTGCTCCGCTTCACTGTCCAGGCCTGGGACGCAACCGCCCGGGAATGGCGCGACGAGTGGCAATCGAATGCGCCCCCGCGCACCGGTGGCGCGGTGCTGCCGTCTCGCGTGCGCATCGCCATCACCGTGCTCGACGAGCAGGGAAAGGAGCGGACCTGGTCGACGCAGGCCCGCATTCCTCTCTCCACGCCGCTGGACTTCTGA
- a CDS encoding general secretion pathway protein GspK produces the protein MRPRAPVARCCRLACASPSPCSTSRERSGPGRRRPAFLSPRRWTSEMRSAPVQHRGIALILVLTTIAILAAIGVDFSYSSRVSLKLAENLRDETRAEYLAKSAVNLSRLLLHFQKQVDQLGGQVAGGIAGSILGGAAGGTTTGQPRTPAAAGTNNLGIRLWQVVPIDSNAFSALLSGNIVGLQQPPGSDARTLPPPPRETRAVSHTFGAFDGSFHAKIVDENSRINVQALDALGNTPLAVLTQLRAMMADPKYDFIFDEEDANRDRVRRDDVILALKDWIDIDETATALDPANPQRPFANGFSDENAAYSRYEPRYKAKNGRFDSLEELYMVRGVNDRFMAAFGDRLTIWPDINSKLNVNTDDPQQMLTNILIAAANANDPKLRDPRLLQTILQEIQLRKMFSFFGLSAQDFVSILQANAIRLRPEIDPAQRGNANNLFGSTSDTFRISATGRVGRIEKQLTAVVRYDDGMGKMLYWKED, from the coding sequence ATGCGCCCCCGCGCACCGGTGGCGCGGTGCTGCCGTCTCGCGTGCGCATCGCCATCACCGTGCTCGACGAGCAGGGAAAGGAGCGGACCTGGTCGACGCAGGCCCGCATTCCTCTCTCCACGCCGCTGGACTTCTGAGATGCGCTCCGCTCCCGTCCAGCACCGCGGCATCGCGCTGATCCTGGTCCTCACCACCATCGCCATCCTCGCGGCCATCGGGGTGGACTTCAGCTACAGCTCGCGCGTCTCGCTGAAGCTGGCGGAGAACCTGCGCGACGAGACGCGAGCCGAGTATCTGGCGAAGTCGGCCGTGAACCTCTCCCGCCTGCTTCTCCACTTCCAGAAGCAGGTCGATCAGCTCGGCGGCCAGGTCGCCGGCGGAATCGCCGGATCCATTCTCGGCGGAGCGGCCGGGGGGACCACTACCGGACAGCCGCGCACTCCGGCTGCCGCCGGCACGAACAATCTCGGCATCCGGCTCTGGCAGGTCGTGCCCATCGACTCCAACGCGTTCAGCGCGCTGCTGTCCGGCAACATCGTCGGGCTCCAGCAGCCGCCAGGCAGCGACGCGCGCACGCTTCCTCCGCCTCCACGAGAGACGCGGGCGGTGAGCCACACCTTCGGTGCCTTCGACGGCAGCTTCCACGCGAAGATCGTGGACGAGAACAGCCGGATCAACGTGCAGGCGCTCGACGCCCTGGGCAACACGCCGCTGGCGGTGCTGACGCAGCTGCGCGCGATGATGGCCGATCCGAAATACGACTTCATCTTCGACGAGGAGGATGCGAACCGCGACCGCGTCCGCCGAGACGACGTGATCCTGGCGTTGAAGGACTGGATCGACATCGACGAGACCGCCACCGCGCTCGATCCCGCGAACCCGCAACGCCCGTTCGCCAACGGGTTCAGCGACGAGAACGCCGCCTACTCCCGGTACGAGCCGCGGTACAAGGCGAAGAACGGGAGGTTCGACAGCCTGGAGGAGCTGTACATGGTCCGCGGCGTCAACGACCGGTTCATGGCGGCATTCGGGGATCGGCTCACCATCTGGCCGGACATCAACTCCAAGCTCAACGTCAACACCGACGACCCGCAGCAGATGCTCACCAACATCCTGATCGCCGCGGCCAACGCCAACGATCCGAAGCTGCGCGATCCCCGGCTGTTGCAGACCATCCTGCAGGAGATCCAGCTCCGGAAGATGTTCTCCTTCTTCGGGCTCTCCGCGCAGGACTTCGTTTCCATCCTGCAGGCGAACGCCATCCGGCTGCGGCCGGAAATCGACCCGGCGCAGCGCGGCAACGCCAACAACCTGTTCGGGTCGACGAGCGACACGTTCCGCATCAGCGCGACCGGGCGGGTGGGCCGCATCGAGAAGCAGCTCACCGCCGTCGTCCGATATGACGACGGAATGGGAAAGATGCTGTACTGGAAGGA